The DNA sequence TTTAATGCATCTTTAATAGCCTTTTCTCCTGCATAATATGCATAATCTTTATGACTCATATTTTTTGCTGTTGATGTATCAAGTGTTCTCCAATGATAAAGAACTTTAGGAATATGATAAATATTATTTGTTTTTTCTGTTATTCGTAAAAATAAATCATAATCTTGAGCACCTTCATATCCTAAATTAAATCCTCCCACTTCCTTCACTAAACTTCTACGAATTACTGTGAAGTGACAAATATAATTCATTGATAATAATGTTTCTGGTGACCAGTCAGGCTTAAAATGTGGATCAAACCTTATTCCATTTTCATCAATTTTATCTTCATCTGTATAGATTAAATCTAGTGCTTGATTTTCATTTAATTTTTTAATTACTTCTTCTAAGGCAGTTGGAGCTAATTCATCATCATGATCTAATAAAGCAATATAATCTCCAGTGGCCATCTGTAAGGCATCATTAGAAGCTGCTGAAATATGACCATTTACTTCTCGAGTATAATACTTGATTCGACTATCCTCTTGAGAATATTCTTCCAATACCTTTATAATATTTTTATTCGGTGAGCAGTCATCAACAATACATAATTCCCAATTATTATATGTCTGATTAATTACAGAGTCTAAACATACACGTAGCCATTTTTCAGGAACATTGTAAACTGGTACTAAAATAGAAATTTTAGGTTGATAACTATATTTAACTTTTGTGTGGTGAATGTATTGCTCTTGTTTTAAAAACATCTGATATTGTGCATTCAAATCAATTTTTGTCTCTGAATAGCTTTTTGGTCCATGTAAAAACAGTCCAACTGTATGCTTAATAGCCGCTAAAACTCCATACTGACTTGAATAGGTTTTAAAGTGATAAAGACTTTTTGAGTTAAAAATTGCGAAACGATTAAAAAGTTTAATCTTAGTTGATTTTTTCTTCTCATCATCTAGGAACTCTAATGTAATATTTGATACACTTTTAGCGAAGTTAGCTTCTAAACTAAATCCAATATCGTTTCTCTCGATATTAAAATGGTGAGCTACATCTGCACGTTTTATTTTTTGAATTTTATATTCAGTACAATACTTATTACTCACTTTAATTTCAACATCTGAAGCAGAAAATGCCCATCCAGTGATAACTGCTCTTTTTTGTTCTCTAAAATACTCTACATTATCAATATGAAATTGAATGGGATAATGCCCACTATTAACTTTAAACATATTTGCAACTCCCTTTTTTAAAAACCTTCTTCCAAAATCTCAATTTGAAATAATATTTGTTTTATTCCCTTTAAATCCGTATTTTCTATAATTAAATAAGGGTCATCATCTAAAAATCCAAATAAATTATGATATATGAACTTTGCATTAGATTTACAATCATTTACTCTAACTACATGCTCTTTTTCCTCAAATATCAGTTTAATTTCATTTAATAAAAAAACAATTTTAGATTCTGCAAAATCCACTCGCAATCTTTCTATATTTGGTGTTTTCGTCAAATCAATTAATACTTTTCCATTCTCGTCTAAGTCAAAAACTATTATTTCGTCTTCACTAAACCCTCTCCCAGAATCTAAGTAAAGTTTTCTAATTTTTTTAGTAACTGCTATTTCCTTTTGAGATATTTGTTCTTGTTGAATTCTAATTTTTTCAACATCTTTCTTAAGTAATAAGTCATTAAATAGTGAAATTATTCTATCAACTTTTCTTAATGTCTCATCAAATTTATTTTTATCACAATTAAAACAAGCTGTCATATCTTTATTGACCGATTGGCATAAGTCTTGATTCGAAGAAATAAAAATAAATTTTCTATAATTTTCACTTGAAATATCATTCATATATATTTCATTATTATAAAAAGTATTAATTAAGTTTTCACAATCAGTATCAATTCCCTCTACTTGCCATAGATAATAATTTATTGTTTCCCATATCTCAAGTGATCCTTGTTCAAAAACAAAATAATTCTGGTTCAAACTTTCAATAAACTTTAGAGTAGTGTCTAGATGTGGTAATCCATTCTCAATATGTTCTAGCAACCATCTATGATCAATCTTATGAATTGATTTATAATAGAAATTACCTCTTTTTTCTAAATTAGATGTAGCAACTGTATAAAAAGGTGCCCCAATAAATACACCATACTTACTAACTCTTACTAATTCGGATATAAATGCCTCTCTCTTATCTCTCGGGATGTGTTCATAAACATCCAGAGCTATTACCAAATCATAAGAATCATCATTAACATTAACTAAGTTCGTTGCATCTCCTAAAATATAGCGAGGATCACTTAGTAAATAATCTGGAACCTCTATATCTAAGAATCTAACTTCTTCAATAGGGCAAAATTTTTCTAAATTACGATGCTCATTTGCTCCAATCTCTAAGATTGAAATCTTTTCAGCATCAAGTTTCTTTTTCATATTTTTAACTAGTATTTGTGCAGTTTTATAACGTTGATATTGATCAAAATGTACATTATGCATTATTATATCTCCCATTCATGTTCTATATAAAACTTACCTTCAGAAATATAGTCATTTCCAACCATAAAGCTTTTTGATTCACCCTTATAATCTATACAAACCAGTCCTTTTTGACTAAATATTCCAACATCTATTTGATAAATTCCATTTAATAAAGGTAATTTTTTTATAATATACTGAACTTTATGAGTTCCTAATGTATTTGGAATTTCTACGCCATCTAAAAACGTATTAGGTCCAAAGATATATTCTCTATCTGGTGTATAAAAAGCAACACCAATTAAAAAGTTGCTAATCTCATCAACATAAATATCATATTCTATTTCGACTCTTAACTCTTCAAATGATTTGATCTTCTCTTTATTTAAATTGATACTCTTTATTCTACCTAAAATATCTACTGGTTGATTTTGTGGCACTTGCTCTTCGATTTGCTCTTCGATTTGCTCTCCATATATTAAATAATTTTCATACAAATCACAAATATCATTAACTGGACCAGCAGCTTTTAAGTTTCCTTTCTCAATCCACACTGCTCTATCACAGAATCGACGAATTTGTTCAATTCCATGCGATACAAACAGTACAGTCGTTCCCTGAGATTTAATTTGTTCCATTTTTTCAATACATTTAATTTGAAATTTTGAATCTCCAACACTCAATGCCTCATCTACTATTAGAATCTCAGGTTCTACACTAATAGCAACTGAGAAAGCTAAACGTGCAAACATCCCACTTGAATAAGTTTTAACTGGTTGATGAATAAATTCACCAATATCAGCAAAGTCAATAATCCCATTAACTTTTTGATCAATTTCCTCTCGTGTATATCCCATCATAGAACCATTTAAGTAGATATTTTCTAATCCAGTATACTCTGGATTAAATCCTGCACCCAACTCTAATAGAGCTGATACTTTCCCATCTACAACTACTTTTCCATTAGATGGGGTTAAAACACCTGTTATAATTTTTAACAAGGTTGATTTCCCTGACCCATTTGTTCCTAATAATCCCACACTCTCCCCCTGCTTAATTTCTAAATTTATATCTTTAAGTGCATAATGAGCGTGTGAATATTTCTTTTTAAACGGATGTAGTGCTTCCTTTAACCTATCTGTATTTGAAGCATACATTTTATAAACCTTATCCATATGTTCAATTTTAATTATACTATCCATAAATATTCACCTCTTTTATAAAACATCTGAAAAATGCGGTTTAAGTTTTGTGTATACTTTTTTACTAACTAACATAGAAACTAAACAAATTCCCCAAAAGTATAGCGTATTAACCGGGTGTTCAAAAAACCATACTTTATTAATAAAAGTATCTCTAAACCCTTCAACAATATAGTATAGAGGATTTAACTTTAATAACCATCTGTATTGTTCGCTAACCATAGTATAATTCCACATGATTGGCGTTAACCAGTTTAATAACTGTAGAGAGATTATAACGATTTGACTTAAGTCTTTGAAAAAAACAACCACTGCACTTGTTAAATAAGAAATTGAAAGTACTACAGCAAAATTACACAGTATAAAATATGGGATTTGAAGATAATATATATCAGGTTTATATCCATTCAATACGTATATTATAATCATCAATAATATAAAGAAAAAATGAACAAATGATGACGAAGTAATCTTCACAATCGGTAAAATATCAATATTGAAAACAACCTTCTTTACAAGAAAACTGTATTCTGCAAAACAATTTGTTACACTTGTTAATGCATCCGAATAAAAGAACCATGGTGTCATTCCGGCTATTAACCACAAAACAAAAGGATATCCATTAACCGGTCCAGATTGAAAACCTACTTGAAATACAAACCAAAAAATTAATATTTGAACAATTGGATTAAAAAAAGCCCAAAATACGCCAAAGTACGATCCAGCATATTTTACTTTAAAGTCATTCTTTGACAAATTAACAACTAATCGCAAATCTTTCATGTTTGTACCTACCTATAACTTAAAATTATTGTATTAATATCTCATATTTTAACATTATACCATAAAGTTAACTCTTCGAGCTAGTCATAGTTGAATTTGTAGTTTAGACACAAGAGAAGCTTTAAAAGTCTCCTCTTCTTAATTACTTCATGTTACTATTCTTAGCTATTATATACACCTCATATACCTATAATCTACCTGAATTATCGACGATAGTTAAAAAAAGCTGTGGATAGTTCTAATTTGATGTGCACCCTAAAAGTTAAACTTTAATTATCTTCTGGAAAACCTTTGTTTTGATGAGTCCAAGTCTGTGAAATCAGCCGAAGGACACATATCCTTTATCTTTTGCGATGCTGATAAAAAACAAATTATCGATATCATTGAAAATCGCCGATTAAGTTCACTTCAAGTCTATTTCAAACAATATACCAAAGAAGCATGTACTCGTATGAAACACATTGTCATTAATATGTACGCCCCTTATATAAGTTTGATTAAGGAGCTTTTTCCTAATGCCAAAATCGTTCTTGATAACTTTCATCTCGTTCAACACATCTCACGTGCCCTAAATAAAACACAAATTTGTTTAATGAAGAAGTTCAAAAAACTCGGTCGTAAATTCAAACGCTATTGTCGCTTATTCTTAAAATCTCATACCTTACTTAACACGACAACTTATCGGTCAGTTTACTGTTTTAAACAACCGATTCGTGAAATTGATATTTTGAATTTTCTACTTGGTTATCTCCTGAATTAAGGGAAACTTACGATTTTTATCCAGGCTTACTTTTCGTTCTTAAAAACAAAAACTTAGAACGATTGAAACACTTACTTGAAACAGAACATCCTCTTATTTCTCCTGAGCTTCAAACAGCTTTTCAAACCTTTAAAACATATCACCCTTATATTACAAATACACTCATAATTCCTTACACTAATGGTCCTATTAAAGGAATCAATAATAAAATCAAAGTTATTAAACGCATTGCCTTTGGATACCGTAGTTTCTAGGTTCTATAATATTTGGTGTGGGTGATTCCCACACTTCTTTTATTTGGAATAAAAAATAAGTATAAAAAAAGAGACATCACGTCCCAAATTCTATACCATGTAATTGACCAAAAAAAACACGAAAGGATTGGGTTTATGTCTCACAATAATTGTATCTTAACTTTACTCGATTTAAAAGATAAAAATATTACTTTTTCAGAAAATTGGATGAAAGATGTTCAGATTAACGGGATCCGCTCTAAGGTGATTTCTGGTATCCTCTCTTTTCAACCGACCCATTGTTACAACTGTGGTCATCTCTTTGACTCACAAATCATTAAACACGGCTTCAAAACCTCTCGTATTAAGATGATGAAACTCTCTGGCTTTGATACCTATCTCGATTTAAAAAAGCAACGCTATAAATGCCGTCATTGTGATCGTACCTTTACGCTTAAAACCTCTCTTGTGGAATCTAATTGTTACCTTTCTAATCCCCTTAAACAAGCTATTTTCCTAGAGGCTAGCCATAAAAAATCCGAGTCAGATATTGCCCGTGAACTCAACGTATCCCATTCAACGGTCAATCGGATCATTCATACATCGTACGAGGAACAACCCCTTCATTTTAACTCTCTTCCAAAGGTGCTTTGTTTTGATGAGTTTAAGTCGGTCAAATCAGCGGAAGGGGCTATGTCATTCATTTTTTGTGATGCTTCTAATGGGAAGTTAATTGATATCGTTGAAGACCGTCGTCTAAGCACTTTAAAACCTTATTTCATGCGATTTTCTAAGGAGGCCCGTGAAGGTGTAACTCACGTTGTTATTGATATGTATGCTCCGTATATGACACTCATTAAAGAGGTGTTTCCCAACGCTAAAATTGTTTTAGATAAGTTCCACGTCGTTCAACTTTTATCTCGTGCCCTCAATAAAACTCGTATTCGTTTCATGAACCAAAACAAAGAATTCTACAATAAATTCAAACATTATTGGCGCCTTTTATTAAAAGCCCAAGAGGATATCCATTCTACCCACTACTTCTATTCTAACTGTTTCAAAAAGCAGATTTCTCAACAAGAAATCATCGACTTTTTACTCGCTTTAGATCCGGAATTAAAAGCCACTTATGACTTCTATCAAACCATCAAACAGGCCATCAAACTTCGCAACTTTGATGCTTTTCATCATGCCATTCAAAACCCCTCTGACTTACTTTCACCTGAAATGAAAACAGCTTTAAAAACATTAACTAACTACCAAGATTATATCAAAAATACGATTGAAACATCTTATACCAATGGAGTGCTTGAAGGGATTAATAACAAGATTAAAGTGATTAAACGCATGGCCTTTGGATACCGTAGTTTCTATCATTTCAAAGCTAGAATTTTGATTATCCATAAGTACACCTTTGAACAAAAAAATAAAAGGAATCAAACTGCTCAATGAGCAGCTTAATCCCTCACGATTACAGGTATAAAATTTCTTCACCCACACCAGTTGACAAAGAACCAGTTTCTATCACTTGAATCACCTGCCATGCGCAGCATGTCTCCTCCACTGGTAGAAATGAAATCTCGTATTCACATGATTCAAAACCAAAAGTAAAAATCCTAGTAGCTATGCTACTAGGATTTTACTTCAATTATTCATTGTAAACAGGTCACAATTTAATCAGTAACACTATTTTACAATAAATCGATCTCCTTGCTAAAAATTTGGTGTGATAACTTCATTTTATAACAAAGATTCTATTTAGGGCTGCCAGTACATCAATTCTACAACGCATATCTGTACGGCCACAAACAATAAAATATTTCGAATATTTGGAAAATCAATGAGCATACTTAGACATCTCCGCTAAAATGACATACAAGCTATATTTATCAAAACCTTTATAAAAAGTAGCTTTCGCTCCATTCATTTTGAAGTGCCACGAAGAAATAGAGGAATTCATTTCATGATGAGTGGCTTCAAATTGCATAGACTTCGACAGCTGAAGCGGAACAGCCATCAAATTTCCTTTCATAAAAAATCGACCTCCTTAGTTTTGATAGCTACAGTATAGCTCAAAATTGGAGGTCGAAATAGACATGTTTATAGTAGAAGTTTTATTTTTTAAATTGTCTTCCGTAAAGGGATCATATCACTTTAGATTACAGTATTTCTCTACAAGTTCTATAGTACTAAAAAACCAATAAAATTATCATAATCAGATTTTTAGCAATTAAACCCTTTTGATTTCTATAACTAATAAATATCAATTATTAATTATAATAGTTTGTGCTAACTCATTCTTTGTTCCATTTGCTCCAATAGCTACAACTTTCAATTCATGATTTCCATTGGTAAACTTGGTTGTATCCAAAGTATATTGATAAGCAGCATCTGTAGCATTATATTTTGGATACGCATTTTGAACATCTGATCGTGTATATCTGGTAGCATTTCCTTGCTTCATTCCATCAACATATACTTCAATTCGTTCAATCGCTCCTCCATATAAGTACCATCCATTCACTGTTGTTGTTCCTCTTACAGTACCATTCACTACTGGATTATCAATCACTCCTAAATATGGCAAATTATCAACAACAATGTTACGTTTTAATTCATTTGTTGTTCCATTCGCTCCAACCGCTACGATTTTCAACTCATGGTTTCCATTTGTAAACTTTGATGTATCTAGCTCGTATTGGTATGCCGCTTGGTTGGCATTATATTGTGGATATGCATTTTGAACATCTGGTCGTGTATATCTGGTAGCATTTCCTTGCTTCACTCCATCAACGTACACTTCAATTCGTTCAATCGCTCCTCCATATAAGTACCATCCATTCACTGTTGTTGTTCCTCTTACAGTACCATTCACTACTGGATTATCAATCACTCCTAAATATGGAAAATTATCAACAACAATATTACGTTTTAATTCATTTGTTGTTCCATTCGCTCCAACCGCTACGATTTTCAACTCATGGTTTCCATTTGTAAACTTTGATGTATCTAGCTCGTATTGGTATGCCGCTTGGTTGGCATTATATTGTGGATATGCATTTTGAACATCTGGTCGTGTATATCTGGTAGCATTTCCTTGCTTCACTCCATCAACGTACACTTCAATTCGTTCAATCGCTCCTCCATATAAGTACCATCCATTCACTGTTGTTGTTCCTCTTACAGTACCATTCACTACTGGATTATCAATCACTCCTAAATATGGAAAATTATCAACAACAATATTACGTTTTAATTCATTTGTTGTTCCATTCGCTCCAACCGCTACGATTTTCAACTCATGGTTTCCATTTGTAAACTTTGATGTATCTAGCTCGTATTGGTATGCCGCTTGGTTGGCATTATATTGTGGATATGCATTTTGAACATCTGATCGTGTATATCTGGTAGCATTTCCTTGCTTCATTCCATCAACATATACTTCAATTCGTTCAATCGCTCCTCCATATAAGTACCATCCATTCACTGTTGTTGTTCCTCTTACAGTACCGTTCACTACTGGATTATCAATCACTCCTAAATATGGCAAATTATCAACAACAATGTTACGTTTTAATTCATTTGTTGTTCCATCCGCTCCAACCGCTACGATTTTCAACTCATGGTTTCCATTTGTAAACTTTGATGTATCTAGCTCGTATTGGTATGCCGCTTGGTTGGTATTATATTGTGGATATGCATTTTGAACATCTGGTCGTGTATATCTGGTAGCATTTCCTTGCTTCACTCCATCAACGTACACTTCAATTCGTTCAATCGCTCCTCCATATAAGTACCATCCATTCACTGTTGTTATTCCCCTTACGGTACA is a window from the Turicibacter bilis genome containing:
- a CDS encoding glycosyltransferase family 2 protein; the encoded protein is MFKVNSGHYPIQFHIDNVEYFREQKRAVITGWAFSASDVEIKVSNKYCTEYKIQKIKRADVAHHFNIERNDIGFSLEANFAKSVSNITLEFLDDEKKKSTKIKLFNRFAIFNSKSLYHFKTYSSQYGVLAAIKHTVGLFLHGPKSYSETKIDLNAQYQMFLKQEQYIHHTKVKYSYQPKISILVPVYNVPEKWLRVCLDSVINQTYNNWELCIVDDCSPNKNIIKVLEEYSQEDSRIKYYTREVNGHISAASNDALQMATGDYIALLDHDDELAPTALEEVIKKLNENQALDLIYTDEDKIDENGIRFDPHFKPDWSPETLLSMNYICHFTVIRRSLVKEVGGFNLGYEGAQDYDLFLRITEKTNNIYHIPKVLYHWRTLDTSTAKNMSHKDYAYYAGEKAIKDALKRRGLLGHVNQVGMVYSVDYDVIKQDKVSIIIPTKDYADVLKVCLDSIYNKSTYSNFEIIVVNNNSSESKTFELFKEYKEKYTNFKVMDNNIKFNYSKLNNDAVNVASGEYLILLNNDIEIITPNWIELMLGYCQQSHIGAVGAKLLYPDNTVQHCGVTLGIGGVAGHLQKYAERNDFGYYNRLVVPYNYAAVTAACLMVSKDNFIEVCGLDEKLEVAFNDVDFNIKLLQSGYYNVILPQVEAYHHESKSRGHEDTPEKVARFQKETKYMKDKWPQYLSRDPFYNDNLSLYSEQIQIKKVGK
- a CDS encoding transposase, whose translation is MENLCFDESKSVKSAEGHISFIFCDADKKQIIDIIENRRLSSLQVYFKQYTKEACTRMKHIVINMYAPYISLIKELFPNAKIVLDNFHLVQHISRALNKTQICLMKKFKKLGRKFKRYCRLFLKSHTLLNTTTYRSVYCFKQPIREIDILNFLLGYLLN
- a CDS encoding class I SAM-dependent methyltransferase — its product is MHNVHFDQYQRYKTAQILVKNMKKKLDAEKISILEIGANEHRNLEKFCPIEEVRFLDIEVPDYLLSDPRYILGDATNLVNVNDDSYDLVIALDVYEHIPRDKREAFISELVRVSKYGVFIGAPFYTVATSNLEKRGNFYYKSIHKIDHRWLLEHIENGLPHLDTTLKFIESLNQNYFVFEQGSLEIWETINYYLWQVEGIDTDCENLINTFYNNEIYMNDISSENYRKFIFISSNQDLCQSVNKDMTACFNCDKNKFDETLRKVDRIISLFNDLLLKKDVEKIRIQQEQISQKEIAVTKKIRKLYLDSGRGFSEDEIIVFDLDENGKVLIDLTKTPNIERLRVDFAESKIVFLLNEIKLIFEEKEHVVRVNDCKSNAKFIYHNLFGFLDDDPYLIIENTDLKGIKQILFQIEILEEGF
- a CDS encoding ABC transporter permease, with translation MKDLRLVVNLSKNDFKVKYAGSYFGVFWAFFNPIVQILIFWFVFQVGFQSGPVNGYPFVLWLIAGMTPWFFYSDALTSVTNCFAEYSFLVKKVVFNIDILPIVKITSSSFVHFFFILLMIIIYVLNGYKPDIYYLQIPYFILCNFAVVLSISYLTSAVVVFFKDLSQIVIISLQLLNWLTPIMWNYTMVSEQYRWLLKLNPLYYIVEGFRDTFINKVWFFEHPVNTLYFWGICLVSMLVSKKVYTKLKPHFSDVL
- a CDS encoding ABC transporter ATP-binding protein; amino-acid sequence: MDSIIKIEHMDKVYKMYASNTDRLKEALHPFKKKYSHAHYALKDINLEIKQGESVGLLGTNGSGKSTLLKIITGVLTPSNGKVVVDGKVSALLELGAGFNPEYTGLENIYLNGSMMGYTREEIDQKVNGIIDFADIGEFIHQPVKTYSSGMFARLAFSVAISVEPEILIVDEALSVGDSKFQIKCIEKMEQIKSQGTTVLFVSHGIEQIRRFCDRAVWIEKGNLKAAGPVNDICDLYENYLIYGEQIEEQIEEQVPQNQPVDILGRIKSINLNKEKIKSFEELRVEIEYDIYVDEISNFLIGVAFYTPDREYIFGPNTFLDGVEIPNTLGTHKVQYIIKKLPLLNGIYQIDVGIFSQKGLVCIDYKGESKSFMVGNDYISEGKFYIEHEWEI
- a CDS encoding ISL3 family transposase, with amino-acid sequence MSHNNCILTLLDLKDKNITFSENWMKDVQINGIRSKVISGILSFQPTHCYNCGHLFDSQIIKHGFKTSRIKMMKLSGFDTYLDLKKQRYKCRHCDRTFTLKTSLVESNCYLSNPLKQAIFLEASHKKSESDIARELNVSHSTVNRIIHTSYEEQPLHFNSLPKVLCFDEFKSVKSAEGAMSFIFCDASNGKLIDIVEDRRLSTLKPYFMRFSKEAREGVTHVVIDMYAPYMTLIKEVFPNAKIVLDKFHVVQLLSRALNKTRIRFMNQNKEFYNKFKHYWRLLLKAQEDIHSTHYFYSNCFKKQISQQEIIDFLLALDPELKATYDFYQTIKQAIKLRNFDAFHHAIQNPSDLLSPEMKTALKTLTNYQDYIKNTIETSYTNGVLEGINNKIKVIKRMAFGYRSFYHFKARILIIHKYTFEQKNKRNQTAQ